A single window of Halotalea alkalilenta DNA harbors:
- the tolQ gene encoding protein TolQ yields MNETVPVEHSMSIISLIMQASGVVQVVMAILTLFSIVSWVLIFRRGAAIRRAHREFESFETRFWSGVDLNELYREVPEQPEGAAHLFRAGFREFNRLLPKSRDDASVLAGVERSMRVALSREEARLGQHLPILASISSSSPYIGLFGTVWGIMGSFQSLSYAQQATLATVAPWIAEALVATAMGLFAAIPAVIAYNRFTSTSERLLGRYEDFAEEFYSILYRNLHSGRVRKEAA; encoded by the coding sequence ATGAATGAAACGGTACCGGTAGAGCACTCGATGTCGATCATCTCGCTGATCATGCAGGCCAGCGGGGTGGTGCAAGTGGTGATGGCGATCCTGACCCTGTTCTCGATCGTCTCCTGGGTGCTGATCTTCCGTCGCGGCGCTGCCATTCGTCGCGCCCATCGCGAGTTCGAGTCGTTCGAAACGCGTTTCTGGTCCGGGGTCGATCTCAACGAGCTCTACCGTGAAGTGCCGGAGCAGCCCGAGGGTGCGGCGCATCTGTTCCGCGCAGGGTTTCGTGAGTTCAACCGGCTGCTGCCGAAATCCCGTGACGACGCATCGGTGCTCGCCGGGGTCGAACGCTCGATGCGCGTGGCGCTCTCGCGCGAAGAGGCGCGTCTCGGTCAGCACCTGCCGATTCTCGCGTCGATCTCCTCCTCCAGCCCGTACATCGGCCTGTTCGGTACCGTCTGGGGGATCATGGGGTCGTTCCAGTCGCTCTCCTACGCCCAGCAGGCGACGCTCGCAACCGTCGCTCCCTGGATCGCCGAGGCGCTGGTAGCGACCGCGATGGGGCTGTTCGCGGCGATTCCCGCGGTCATCGCATACAACCGCTTCACCTCGACCTCCGAGCGTCTGCTTGGCCGCTACGAGGATTTCGCCGAGGAGTTCTATTCGATCCTCTATCGCAATCTGCACAGCGGTCGAGTGCGCAAAGAAGCCGCCTGA
- the nikC gene encoding nickel transporter permease translates to MNEHATPALANATAQVPRSRGQARLHRYKALWLSFASNRLALVGLSIILALIAIALFADLIAPYSPTTGGLGQRLLPPSAAHWLGTDDQGRDILSRLIHGARPTLMVVSLVMILAAPVGLLVGTVAGYAGGWVDAVLMRITDIFLAFPKLILALAFVAALGPGIQNAVIAIAITSWPPYARIARAETLSVRDCDYVAAVRLMGASPLRIVLRHVMPLCLASLIVRVTLDMAGIILTAAGLGFLGLGAQPPMAEWGAMIASGRRFILDQWWVAAAPGVAILIVSLGFNLLGDGLRDALDPRGERE, encoded by the coding sequence ATGAACGAACACGCGACGCCCGCCTTGGCGAATGCAACGGCCCAAGTACCTCGCTCGAGAGGCCAGGCCAGGCTTCACCGCTATAAAGCGCTATGGCTGAGTTTCGCCTCCAACCGGCTGGCACTGGTGGGGCTTTCGATCATTCTCGCTTTGATCGCGATCGCCCTGTTCGCCGATTTGATCGCACCCTACTCGCCCACCACCGGCGGCCTCGGCCAACGGCTGCTGCCACCGAGTGCCGCGCACTGGCTCGGTACCGACGACCAAGGCAGAGACATCCTCTCGCGGCTGATTCACGGCGCGCGTCCAACGCTGATGGTGGTATCGCTGGTGATGATCCTCGCCGCCCCGGTCGGCCTGCTGGTCGGCACCGTCGCGGGCTACGCGGGCGGCTGGGTGGATGCGGTGCTGATGCGGATCACCGATATCTTCCTCGCCTTTCCCAAACTGATCCTGGCGCTGGCCTTCGTCGCCGCGCTGGGTCCTGGTATCCAGAATGCGGTGATCGCCATCGCGATCACCTCCTGGCCACCCTATGCGCGTATCGCCCGTGCCGAGACGCTGAGCGTGCGCGACTGCGACTATGTCGCCGCGGTCCGGCTGATGGGCGCCTCGCCGCTGCGCATCGTGCTGCGCCACGTGATGCCGCTGTGCCTCGCCTCGCTGATCGTGCGGGTGACCCTCGACATGGCAGGCATCATCCTCACCGCTGCGGGGCTCGGCTTCCTCGGCCTCGGCGCACAGCCGCCAATGGCCGAATGGGGCGCGATGATCGCCTCGGGGCGCCGCTTCATCCTCGATCAATGGTGGGTGGCCGCAGCCCCCGGCGTCGCGATCCTGATCGTGAGCCTCGGCTTCAACCTGCTCGGCGACGGCCTGCGCGACGCGCTGGATCCCAGGGGGGAGCGCGAATGA
- a CDS encoding ABC transporter ATP-binding protein encodes MTPLLEVENLSIHYPSRRGLITAVRDVSFTLGRERLGIVGESGSGKSQTSRAIMGLTPPQARIEATKLRFDGIDLLQAAASDRRKLRGARMAMVMQDPKYSLNPVARIGQQIVEALHAQRRISRAEARRRALGMLEAVSIRDPQRVFDLYPHEVSGGMGQRAMIAMMLVNQPELLIADEPTSALDVTVQLDVLRVIDDLVTQRGMGLVLISHDLRLVASFCDRVLVMYAGQVVETLDSARLDQARHPYTLGLLDCVPQLDRPRHPLPTLERRAEWLQ; translated from the coding sequence ATGACACCGCTGCTCGAGGTCGAAAACCTGTCGATCCACTATCCCAGCCGCCGCGGCCTGATCACCGCCGTGCGCGACGTCTCCTTCACCCTCGGCCGTGAGCGTCTGGGCATCGTCGGCGAGTCAGGCTCGGGTAAATCCCAGACCAGCCGGGCGATCATGGGACTGACGCCGCCGCAGGCGAGAATCGAGGCGACGAAGCTACGCTTCGACGGCATCGACCTGCTCCAGGCAGCGGCATCGGATCGGCGCAAATTGCGCGGTGCGCGCATGGCAATGGTGATGCAGGACCCCAAGTATTCGCTCAACCCGGTCGCTCGGATCGGCCAGCAGATCGTCGAGGCACTGCACGCCCAGCGCAGGATCTCCCGCGCCGAGGCCAGGCGCAGAGCGCTCGGGATGCTCGAGGCGGTAAGCATTCGCGATCCCCAGCGAGTCTTCGACCTCTATCCCCACGAGGTCTCCGGCGGCATGGGCCAGCGGGCGATGATCGCCATGATGCTGGTCAACCAGCCCGAGCTCCTGATCGCAGACGAACCCACTTCCGCGCTGGACGTTACCGTGCAGCTCGACGTACTCAGGGTGATCGATGACCTGGTCACCCAGCGCGGCATGGGACTGGTGCTGATTTCCCACGACCTGCGCCTGGTCGCCTCCTTTTGCGACCGGGTGCTGGTGATGTACGCAGGCCAGGTGGTGGAGACCCTCGACTCGGCCAGACTGGATCAGGCTCGCCACCCTTACACCCTGGGCCTGCTCGACTGCGTGCCACAGCTGGACCGGCCACGGCATCCGCTGCCGACCCTCGAGCGACGCGCGGAGTGGCTGCAATGA
- a CDS encoding ABC transporter ATP-binding protein — translation MSKMITIDRLSVRYGDFTALEDVSLEVEAGSAYGLVGESGSGKSTLLRAIVGLAPIASGHIEIQGERLSARRVRAQRRRLQMVFQDPYASLHPHHTVDRLLSEPLQIHRVGDQDQRVASVLADVGLGEAFRYRYPHQLSGGQRQRVAIARALILEPSILLLDEPTSALDASVQAEVLNLLERLRAERGLTYLMVSHDLAVVAHLCERLSVMRDGREVEKLDVQALRQGNAESDYTRRLLIASQGFVRETPAHTAATRP, via the coding sequence ATGAGCAAGATGATCACAATCGACCGGCTCAGCGTTCGCTATGGCGACTTCACCGCGCTCGAAGACGTCTCTTTGGAGGTCGAAGCGGGCAGCGCTTACGGGCTGGTGGGAGAATCGGGCTCGGGCAAGTCGACGCTCTTGCGCGCCATCGTCGGCCTCGCGCCGATCGCCTCCGGCCACATCGAGATCCAGGGCGAACGCCTCTCAGCACGCCGGGTGCGTGCACAGCGCCGGCGGCTGCAGATGGTTTTCCAGGATCCCTACGCGTCGCTGCATCCTCACCATACCGTCGATCGCCTGCTCTCCGAGCCGCTCCAGATCCATCGTGTCGGCGACCAGGACCAGCGCGTCGCCAGCGTGCTCGCGGACGTCGGGCTGGGTGAGGCATTCCGATATCGCTATCCCCACCAGCTCTCCGGCGGCCAGCGCCAGCGCGTGGCGATCGCCCGAGCGCTGATTCTGGAACCCAGCATACTACTGCTCGACGAGCCTACCTCTGCGCTGGATGCCTCGGTGCAGGCCGAGGTGCTCAACCTGCTCGAACGCCTGCGCGCGGAACGCGGCCTCACCTACCTGATGGTCAGCCACGATCTCGCCGTGGTCGCCCACCTCTGCGAGCGGCTCAGCGTGATGCGGGACGGCCGGGAAGTGGAAAAACTCGATGTCCAGGCGCTGCGCCAGGGCAATGCCGAAAGCGACTACACCCGGCGACTGCTGATCGCGAGCCAAGGCTTCGTGCGCGAAACCCCCGCCCACACTGCCGCCACCCGCCCATGA
- the tolR gene encoding protein TolR has product MYGPFSRRGKRKLSSEINVVPFIDVMLVLLVIFMITAPMMNQGVEVELPQASAEPIDSDTPPLIVSVDSNGEYYMSRDGDNTPVSLESLGAQVQSVLAEQPQTPVMVRGDRNVSYGQVITLMATLQSAGVPNVGLVSEPGSGN; this is encoded by the coding sequence ATGTATGGACCCTTCAGCCGGCGCGGCAAGCGCAAGCTTTCCAGCGAGATCAACGTCGTTCCATTCATCGACGTCATGCTGGTGCTGCTGGTGATCTTCATGATTACCGCGCCAATGATGAACCAGGGTGTGGAAGTCGAGCTGCCGCAGGCCAGCGCCGAGCCGATCGACAGCGATACGCCGCCGCTGATCGTCTCGGTCGACAGCAACGGCGAGTACTACATGAGCCGTGACGGGGACAACACTCCGGTATCCCTGGAGAGCCTCGGTGCCCAGGTGCAGAGCGTGCTCGCCGAACAGCCTCAGACACCCGTGATGGTGCGTGGTGATCGCAACGTCTCCTATGGCCAGGTCATCACCCTGATGGCGACCCTCCAGAGCGCCGGAGTTCCCAACGTAGGATTGGTCTCCGAGCCAGGCTCTGGCAACTAA
- a CDS encoding energy transducer TonB: protein MSRYQQPALSGGLFFGQFDDAERAQPRLLLAPLGAEVPSGMVIDTRLPDSGVLVSGISPAVDRSEEISLDWVPGASAGDIAEHRGGANGWGAPAIAGALLVHASVVALMLWQGAAENQIVVEPPSGGVIHATMVEDPAIAEAEAQAEAQAQAEAQAQAQAEAQAQAEAQAQAEAQAQAEAQAQAEAQAQAEAQAQAEAQAQAEAQALAEAQARAQAQEQARQQAQARAQEQARAAEAQRQAQQAEAAARAEAEAAARAQAEAAARAQAEAAARAEANRAAAAQGNTPERLASPPAATNRVEPNYPRLALSRGLQGRVVVRFTIRQDGSVDPGSISVVSSSSSLFEQAALEAIAKWRFQPRPRPGIVEQPIEFRLQGR from the coding sequence ATGTCCCGTTACCAGCAACCAGCCCTGAGCGGCGGTCTCTTCTTCGGCCAGTTCGACGACGCAGAGCGCGCTCAGCCGCGCTTGTTGCTCGCTCCTCTTGGCGCGGAAGTCCCCTCCGGCATGGTGATCGACACTCGGCTGCCGGATTCGGGGGTACTGGTGAGCGGCATCAGTCCGGCAGTCGATCGTAGCGAGGAAATTTCGCTCGATTGGGTGCCGGGCGCGAGCGCTGGTGATATCGCAGAGCACCGCGGCGGTGCCAATGGGTGGGGCGCGCCTGCGATCGCCGGAGCGCTGCTGGTTCATGCAAGCGTCGTCGCACTGATGCTCTGGCAAGGCGCGGCGGAGAACCAGATCGTGGTCGAGCCGCCGAGCGGTGGCGTGATCCATGCCACGATGGTGGAGGATCCCGCAATCGCCGAGGCCGAAGCGCAGGCCGAGGCCCAGGCCCAGGCGGAAGCTCAAGCTCAAGCCCAGGCGGAAGCTCAAGCCCAAGCGGAAGCTCAAGCCCAAGCGGAAGCTCAAGCCCAAGCGGAAGCCCAAGCTCAGGCGGAAGCTCAAGCCCAGGCAGAAGCCCAAGCCCAGGCAGAAGCCCAAGCCCAGGCGGAAGCTCAAGCCCTGGCGGAAGCGCAGGCAAGAGCCCAAGCGCAGGAACAGGCTCGCCAGCAAGCGCAAGCCAGGGCGCAGGAGCAGGCTCGCGCGGCTGAAGCTCAGCGGCAGGCTCAGCAGGCGGAAGCCGCGGCCCGGGCAGAGGCTGAAGCCGCCGCTCGGGCGCAAGCCGAGGCCGCCGCAAGGGCCCAGGCCGAGGCGGCCGCTCGCGCCGAGGCGAACCGCGCCGCTGCGGCCCAGGGCAATACGCCTGAGAGACTGGCGTCGCCACCGGCTGCGACCAATCGGGTCGAGCCCAACTATCCCCGGCTCGCGCTTTCGCGTGGGTTGCAAGGGCGCGTGGTGGTGCGTTTCACTATTCGCCAGGATGGCAGCGTCGATCCCGGTTCGATCAGCGTGGTGAGTTCGAGCAGCTCGCTGTTCGAGCAGGCGGCGCTGGAGGCGATCGCCAAGTGGCGTTTCCAGCCGCGGCCGCGCCCCGGCATCGTCGAGCAGCCTATCGAGTTCCGACTGCAGGGACGTTGA